In Candidatus Zixiibacteriota bacterium, the genomic window AAGACGACCGAGGCGACCACGGCGAGCGCCGATGCTCACTGTGATTACACCGGCAAGTGCGCTACTTTGACTCTGTCCGTTGCCGGGATGACTTGCGGCGGCTGCGAGTCATCGGTTAAGGAAGCCCTGATGTCCGACAAAGGGGTTATCAAAGTCGTCTCCGTGGATTACAAAGCCGGCAAGGCGGTAGTCTGCTACGACCCGGATAAGGTTGAAAGCGGCAAACTGGCGGCTTTGGTCTCCGACAAAGGGTATAAGGCGGAAATAATGCCGGCGGTTGCCACCTCTACAACTGATGCCGGCAAAGGGGCGGCCTGCTCAATTTCGGCTGGCAAGTGCGAAAAGAAGTCTGAAACCAAGGACGGCTCCCACTGATATTTTGACAGATTTGATGATTCAGAAAAAGGCGGAATGGTCTTCCGCCTTTTTTGTTTTTTGTCTTATATTGTTTGCGCCCGCCTGTTTCAGCCGATATAATAGATTAGATGAAACCAAAGAGATTGATACTGGCAACATTCCTTTTGCTCTTTGCCGGGACAGCATCTTACGGCGCCAAGTACGCCGGTGATGCCTTTTCTTTAGGTGCCGGGGCGAGAGGACTGGCGCTGGGCGGGGCAATTGTGGCGGGACCATTTGACGCCTCTGCCCCATACTGGAACCCGGCTGGACTTAACAGCCTTCCAGGACAGAATATAATTGCGATGCATGCTGAAATGTTTGGCTCGCTTCTCAACCACGATTTTGCCGCCTATACTCGATACCGGGGTGAAAAGAAGTTCCTGTCGGCATACGGCATCTATTTCTATTATCTGGGAGGCGGCGGGATAAAACTGACCGACCTTGACCCCAATACCGGACGTCCTTTTGTTGTCAGAGAAGAGTCGCATAGCGATATAATTGTTTCAGGAGCGATAGCCGGCAAGCTGAAAGAGCAGCTCGATTGGGGAGTATCACTGAAGTTTCTTTATCGGGATTTGGCGACGGTTACCGGATACGGAGTTTCCGCTGACCTGGGCGCGGTCTATAAGCCCTTTGAATACCTGAACTTCGGTCTGACGGTGGCGGACCTCTTCACAGGCCATCTGGGATATTCCAATGGTTCTTCCGAGTCGATAAATCCCACTGTTAAGCCCGGCATACTGTTCACTGACAGTTACAAGGAGTTCCGGGGACGTCTGGTGGCATCGGGAGATTTCAAGTTCGAAGGGATTCGCCAGAATAGTCAGTACTGGATGGGGGATATCTCGATGGACCTTCATTTCGGGGCGGAAATATCGTATCTTGAGATGGTTTTCCTCAGGGCCGGCTCTGATATTGGGCGCTTCACCGGAGGGGTTGGGGTTGAGATAAAGCGGGTGCGCATTGACGCCGCCTATTTGAATGACAGCGAGTTCGACGAAACGATCAGACTTTCGCTCGGTTACAGTTTCTAACAGAAAAACCTGACTTGATTTCTCATCTTAAAAATTAATTAGTGAAAAATTTCACTTTGCGCTTGACAATCAGCGCAATCGGATTTATTTTCCCCACTCAATTTTTGCCGTTTGGGTCTAAATGCCCGATTTAAAGGAACCGCGGAAGGGTAAGGGTAAGATTGAATATCGACAACTCGGTTTGCTTGGAACTATCCCAATTATTATGGTGGTCGGCCCGGTGGTCGGCTTCTTTATTGGTAGATGGCTCGATTCCAAACTGGGGACCGCCCCTTTCCTGCTTATCCTCTTTTTGATTTTCGGGTTTATCGCCTCCGGCAAAGAGATATACAGGATTATAAAAAGAGCCGAAGAGAAGCCTGATAAGACCAAAGATGAGAATTGAAGCGAATTTTGTAAGCCGGACTCTGCGCACCACCGGACTGGTGGCGCTTTTGAGCCTCGCCTTCGGGTCGTTCTATTACGGTTTTAAGCCCTCCCTGTCGGTCTTCACCGGCATCGTCTGGGGGATGATTAATCTTTACTTTCTCTCTTTACTGGTGCGCTCGTCGCTTCGTCCCGAAGGAGCCGATAAAGCCTCGGCTCTGATTTTTCTTCTCCTGAAATTCCCTCTTCTCTATCTTTCCGGCTACTTCCTGATGACCAACGACTATTTCGACCCGCTCTTGCTGGTAATCGGATTCACTGTCAGTCTTCTGATAATTGTCCTCAAGGCGGCCGGGCGCGCTCTGTTAAAACTCGACTACTTCGAAGAAAACGACAAGAAGGAAAGTCTGCGCAGTGCTTAACGGAATTCAGTTTTATATATTATCGACGGCACATGAGGCCGGTGAAGCGGTTGCCGATACGGTCCACCAGGCGGCCGGACATGGCGGCGGCGAATCGCACGAACTTCCCAATCTTATCACGTTCATTAACAAGTCGTTTGCTCATCATTACGATGCGCTGATATTCGCCGGATTTGTTTCGCTGCTGCTTATAACCGTGTCTCTCATAACCTACCGCAAGCGGCAGTTAATACCGGGGAGACTGCAGAACTTTGTCGAAATGATTATCGAGGGATTGAATAATCTACTCTTTTCAGTCATGGGCAAGGAAAGCCGTCACTTTGTGCCGTTTCTGGGGACGCTTTTTCTCTATATCTGGTTTATGAATCTTCTGGGTCTTATCCCCTTTATGAAATCATCAACATCCTCGATTAATACCACGGCCGCTCTGGCTATTACGGTTTTCTTATATGTGCAGTATACCGGTATGCGTCGGCTCGGTATCTGGGGATATTTCCATCATCTTCTCGGTTCGCCCAAAGATGCTATCACCTGGGCGATGGCGCCGATTAATTTCCCGATACATGTTATCGGGGAGCTGGCTAAACCGTTTTCACTGGCGCTTCGTCTATTTGGCAATAT contains:
- a CDS encoding cation transporter, whose protein sequence is MKKLMFVTLALVLGLALALAPQFSSACGGDKAKSADATKASGEVKMVNAGSESGCGSMKATEAKTDAKMVNSGSGCGAYKTSEAKAQMVGSGCGASKTTEATTASADAHCDYTGKCATLTLSVAGMTCGGCESSVKEALMSDKGVIKVVSVDYKAGKAVVCYDPDKVESGKLAALVSDKGYKAEIMPAVATSTTDAGKGAACSISAGKCEKKSETKDGSH
- a CDS encoding PorV/PorQ family protein gives rise to the protein MKPKRLILATFLLLFAGTASYGAKYAGDAFSLGAGARGLALGGAIVAGPFDASAPYWNPAGLNSLPGQNIIAMHAEMFGSLLNHDFAAYTRYRGEKKFLSAYGIYFYYLGGGGIKLTDLDPNTGRPFVVREESHSDIIVSGAIAGKLKEQLDWGVSLKFLYRDLATVTGYGVSADLGAVYKPFEYLNFGLTVADLFTGHLGYSNGSSESINPTVKPGILFTDSYKEFRGRLVASGDFKFEGIRQNSQYWMGDISMDLHFGAEISYLEMVFLRAGSDIGRFTGGVGVEIKRVRIDAAYLNDSEFDETIRLSLGYSF
- the atpB gene encoding F0F1 ATP synthase subunit A codes for the protein MLNGIQFYILSTAHEAGEAVADTVHQAAGHGGGESHELPNLITFINKSFAHHYDALIFAGFVSLLLITVSLITYRKRQLIPGRLQNFVEMIIEGLNNLLFSVMGKESRHFVPFLGTLFLYIWFMNLLGLIPFMKSSTSSINTTAALAITVFLYVQYTGMRRLGIWGYFHHLLGSPKDAITWAMAPINFPIHVIGELAKPFSLALRLFGNITGEDILIAAFVSLGIMFMGIFGSPIGFPFQIPFILLAMLTSTIQALVFTMLSTIYFVMVLPHEEHEHGH
- a CDS encoding AtpZ/AtpI family protein, coding for MPDLKEPRKGKGKIEYRQLGLLGTIPIIMVVGPVVGFFIGRWLDSKLGTAPFLLILFLIFGFIASGKEIYRIIKRAEEKPDKTKDEN